The genomic DNA CCATTCAGCATCGCTTTGCTTATAGGTCAACCGGTAAATGGCCAGTCCGAAGTTCTGACATCGATCGTTCGGGCTCTGAATCCGATACAACAGCCTCGTGATCCATGGCTCCCGGGGTACCGGTTCCACCGGATTGCCGCGCACTTCTCGCCgcagctgatgctgaccATTGACCTGGTCCAGGCACGCCTGGTGCAGTGCCCCCGGATCGGCAAGGTGGTGCGTCTCACCCCTGGCGCGCGCCTGCATCATGCTCTCGTGTCTTGCTGTGCGTGTGAGCCGTTTGAGCCTCCATGCGCATGCTTCTCCACGCTCCGACCAGACTGTCGAACGAAGAGCACGAGGGATATTCGACGGGAGGGCTGGTGCAGTGTAGCCCTTGTATCCGTCCATCGGAATCAGAATGCCATAGTCGGCGACGCAGTTGATCTCGGCCAGCTCGTGCAGCGCGTCGGTTGTCCGCCACTGAACACGGTCCAACGTGTCCAGATCCACCGGACGATGTAAACGCAGCGTAGTGAGCAACGGGCCGCGAAGGTCGCGGACCTTGACCGTCACCCAGCGGTGTGCTCGCTCCGTCATGACCTCAAAATGGGCTGTCATGTATGCCGTCCACAAGCCGGTCACGCTGACCggtggctgctgcttctccgcgCGTCGTCGATTCAGCATGACTTCGAGCTCCCTCCAATGCTCCCAGATCAGGTTGAACGTGTCGCGCATATACTGCATCACTGTGGGTTGATTCAAGTACTCGAATGCTGCACAAACGGCCGAGAGATGCTGACACGCCACGTCAAAATTATCCATCTTGTTGAggcccttttctttccaccGCTGCTCACAGAGCGGGACGATCCCCTCCCACAACCGGTTCTTCAGGGAATGGAGATTCTTCCCGACACAGCACAACCGGTCCGCATCCTGCATGGACCCGATTCGATTCATGACCCGGTCAATGATGACTGTCGGATCGGCGTCCGGATCCGGACTCGTCTGCGTCAACGGGATCTCATCCGGTGTCATACGCACAAGATCGCATTCCTTGCCATTGGGAAGGGGAGCGCCCACCGCAAACTCCAAGAAATGTACGATGGCCTGCGGCTCAATGAGGCGATCGACTGGAGGTGGATCTTAGCATGAGGCTCATTCCGGCAATCCGGGGGCATCATGATCACAGGGACCTACCGATCTCCAGCTCTTGATTATCGATGTGTACTTTGGTGGCCACACTGTTCATTGACACATTGTTGATGTTCATGTGGGAATATGGCCGGGGTCCGCTCACCATTTTGTCCCTTTGTTGCGAACTGCGATTCGACCTACGGGGGATGCCACAGAAAGGGGCAATGGAGTTTTTTTGAGGGGCCAGAGGGTCCAGGCACCAGGCGTCTCGTGCGGTTGATTTCCAAGCGACTTAGTTCCAGTAGGGTTCTGGGTGTGATGGCCGTGGACGAATCCCTGATCGGGAAAGTCGGGCTAGCTTGTTGATGGAGAGAATTAGTCTTAGTCTACCCAGTCTCCACCGTTGCCTGGCGCAAGATCTGCCTGCTTGCCTAGCCAGCCAGTGGTAATAAACAGAATGGAGAGAATCAAGGTCTATTTGTCTGCGGATATAGGTCATACATCGACTGAGACTAAATAGTCTGACTATCTGCAAATGCCAATCAGGCCCCTGCCGTCGACGGCAAAGGGGACATGCTTGCTCACAGGCACCCAGAGATGAGACTACTTGGACATCCTCGATGACACAAAATCCACCAAATCAAAGAGGCTCTTCCTGTAATACCGCTCCTGCGTCGTCCGATTGACCACCTGCAACCCAAACTGCTGTTCATAGTCCCCAAACTCCCAATTATCCGCCCAGGACCACGCCAACGCCCCCATGACGCGCACCCCGTCTTCGTGGATCGCCTTCAGGATCTCCGACATGAACGAAAGATAGTAGATACTCCGCGGAGTATCAAACAGCTGATCCGACAGGTCTGTCTTCTCAGCCTCTCCGAAAACCGGGAACCCAAACTCCGATACAAAGACCGGGCTGCGGAATGTATTCCACAGATAGTTCAGATACTCCCGGAGGTAGGTGGGTGTAATGTAGACGTAGCTCTGCGAGCGGTAGCCGAGATTCCAGCCATATCTATTCTTCGTTTCCTGGACCACGCAGTACGGGAAGAGTTCGCTCGAGGTGTTGGCTGCGCACGCGTCTATCCCCTCTGCGGCCGGAGAGACCACTGTCGCCGTGAAAGGGTCGATGCCGAAGAAATCAGACGTGTTCGCGATATACGCCAGgtccttcttgctgagcGGTTCGGCGCCGGGGAGGGTGTTCAGGATGGAATCCGGGTACTGCTGCCCGAGGAAGATTGGGTTCGCGAACAGCCCCAGCTGCATCTCCTGGAAGCGGTTTGCAGCGTGGACGTCGCTGGCATTGCGGGGGTTGCGAGGCACGCCAAAATTGTCGTTGAACTTGATGCCCATTCTGCCGGTCGCGTTTAGGACGTCGTGGTAGAAGTGGTACACCTGTGCGTGCGCGCGAACGACGTTGTCGGCGCCCTTGAAATTGAACGAGTAGAGAAGGGGTTCGTTGAAGGTGACCCAGATCGGCACTCGGTCGGCAAAGTGTGTGAGGACGATTTTGGCGTAGTTGACAAAGGCATCCACGAATGTCTCGTTGTGGTAGCCTCCGTTGTTGTAGCCAATATCCGGCTTGGCCGTGAAATTGCCGCCGGCCACGAACATCCAGGGGCTGTCGAAATGGAGAAGTGTTACGATGGGCAGCATGCCAGCGTCAAGGACCGTCTGAATCAGATCATCATAGTGCTTGATGCCCTGCTCGTTTACTGGGGTCCCGGGTAGTACAAAGGGAAGGATGCGCGTCCACGGAATGGAGAAGCTGTAGTACTTGACTCCAATGGCTGCCAGACGTTGGATGTCCTGCTTGTACAAGTAGTAGTTCTCATTCGTGACGTAGTCCTTTGGCTGAGTCGCGTTGGCTAGTTTCTCCAGGATCGTCGGACTGCGGCCCTCCAAGCCGACTGCTCCCTCGACCTGTGCCGCACTACCTGCCACTCCGAAGACGAAGTCGGCGGGGAAGCTATAGCAGTCCGTTGGGCCAAAGTAGTCAGCGGGCGGCAGTACCAGTGAACTGCTCGGCACCGCCGTCGGACTGACAGTCGTCGAGTACAAACCGGTCGTCGTGTAGTTCTCGATGCCGGCCTGCTGCCACAGCATCGACCAGGCGGCTTGCCCATAGGGGTCAGTGGTATCAGTGGCCGTGATGACGGTCTGATAAGGAAGCCAATTGCCCCATGTTGTCGTCGCGGGAACGGGGCTGAGATGTTTCACGGCATGCGCATAAGGAGGCCCATACGTATGGGTGGACGTGGGCCTCGGTACAGAAGTGGCAAAGCTGTAGTCATTAGCATAGGTCTCCTCTGATCCACTCTTGCCTACTGCCAACTCACCGCACTGTCTCATTCAGAGTATAGGAGAACGGGTGAAAGTAGTACTCCGGGGAGACAGTTGGCTCTGTGCATTGTGGGCGATCAAGATATCCAGTCGTCGTGATATACAGCTGCTGCGCCTCAGCAACGCCGAGCAGTATAACAGTCCATGTAAATACAGTCTTCATTCTGTTCAAGTAGTAGGAAGTGAAGTCACGCATAGCTAACAGCTAGAGGCACCCCTTTTATACCATTTTCAGGAGCGGCAGGTATAGTCCAGTCGCGATTCAGTCCGAACCCGCTTTGACACAGACAACCTGGCAATGATCGACGGATAGAACTGGATTGTATCGTCTGTATGGACAGAGGTGGTTTGTCACCCCGCAATACCGCAATCTCCGGATTTCTCCAAACCCCCCCCCCACGCCCGAAGTTTTCCCGACATAGCTGATGACTTCATGTGGGGGTAATGGAAGCAACAGCCGGAAAATATATTCCACGGGAGTCAGAGATTAATCATCGACTAGTCCGTCTTGGTGTTTTTTTTCCTATTTCAAAAGGCACAAGGTATGGGCCGTCCAAACGCGCTGTTAGTCATAGTATTTTGAGCAAGGGAAAGCGCCGATGCCATTCCCGGCTCGAGGTTTCGCCCGATTGTACCACTTCACTAGAGCCAGGTTAGTCAGTCCGAGTCTAAGGATTTCCATGTTTTCACCCTTACCTCGTAGCAATTTGCGGTCGTCCCACTGGGCGTTGGTGACGGTACGGTGTCATAGCTTGACATGGTCACTGTCATAGTCTGGTTCCAGCCTGCTGTTGGAAGTAATAGAGCCCAGGGGTAAGGCGAGCATCCCGTGTTTATCTGCGGGTTGATGGCTTCAAATAGTGAaacggtgatggtgaagttGAGCACAATGAGCCGTCAGTAATCCCTCCAGCTGGCTTGATATCACTTGCACATTCTGGAGTTGTGCCAAAGTCTTCGGGCCCTGGCGGCGACAGTGTCTGTAGCATAAACACCAGTCTTGGTGGACCCTAGCCACGCACCCTCAGGCACGAGGCGCGGCCAAGTTGAACTAAGTGGTCTGGGTGTCCTAAGAAACTCACGAGTAAGTGGGTCTCAGTATTGAAGTTGACCGTTCTGCGATGACTTTGGAAAATTTCGACTCTGCGAGGCACTTGAATGCATTCCTCGATGAGCAAGTGATAATAAGAGTAGTTCCAGACTACCCACTCTTCTTAATACAGCAGCTAACATACCATTGTTGTGATGAATAATTTCAGAGTTAGGTGGACTGATGGAAAGCCTTGAAGTAATTAAGCCTTTTTGGTCCTCTATAAAGTGAGGCCTAGTAGAACTAACTAGGAGGAAAGCTTTTAAGTAGCAAACCAACTGGTTTCCACAAATCTTTAGCACTCAATAAACTATGGATTAATATACCTGATACCACCTGGAATAGGTAAGCAGCAGAACAATTCTCACCAATCAAAGTTGATCCGCTCAAGATGTTTTAAGATTTGGCAAAAAGGGGAATTAGTGCGAATACTTGCTAAAGTTTCTGACCTTAGGATAGTGACTATATCATACTTAGCAGGTGCAGAAGAGTGATGTGTAGCATGTAATTAAGTGCTAAGCAGTGGCTTTAGAGTAGGAGTAGTAGTAATCGCCATTTTGGTGTCAACTTCACAGGTCTACGTATTCTACTAGTAATCGAGACCGTAACATAATATGCAAAAACTTTCCAGGAGCCCTCAGATAACACCGTCACATTCAAGCAAATAGCTGATTGTATTCTCAATTTTGCATCATCCAGGTTTCAGACTCGCCCTGTGGTCGATCGATTCTCCGAGCCATGGGATCGAGTGCGTACGCCCTTGTGCCTCGTAGACGTCCCAAAATGTGACGGAGCGTCTTCACCCCTGTCTGAgggctcttcttcttgctgcttcGATCGGATGGCGTTCTCATAGTCGTCAATCGGCGCGTCATCGCGGGTCACGCCGTGCACCTTCTTAGGTTGGATCGGATGGTCGGCGAGTGGTTTAGAAGGCATTCTGTCAACAAGAGTCTGAAATAAGTACAGTCTACCGCCTGATATGCCAGTGCTGTAGAGAGTGGTCTCAAAGTCTAGCTAGGCGGTTTACTTCAATGTTGCTCTTATATGCTGAGCCGCGGAATGATCCTACCATGACGTGCTATTCTCAGTAACCAGGGACACAGCCTGCTGTGTCAAATCATAAACTTATATCTCTCGTGGCAACCAAGGGGGTCTGTGGAATGCCAATAAACACCACAATGTATCAGTCACGGTGACAAGGTACTGCAGATGGCACATTCCTGTCACACTTATGTCAACGAAAGGGTTATATCCAATCTTGTCACGAGGAACTAGATTGATGGGCCATGTGCTAATACCATACAATCTGAGTGTGCAATGCAACAATAGGTGCACGATGAAATATCTATAAAGCCAAGCAGACCAGGACGATAGATAATACAGGATATAGCACAACAATGGAGAATTCTAGCCTTGGCTTAACCACTGGCTAACTTCCTCAACTGGGTCATCGGGCCATTGAATTTGTCCGAGTCTCCTCCATGCTTATACTTGTCCGAATTCTGCCAGATTGTCCATGTCTTCCAGTCACCTGGAATCGTCTTGGGAGGAGAGCTGCTATACGCCGCCAGCACCAGGGGACACTTGTCGCCGAAGCCCTTAGCATTGCCCGTGCAGCGATTCCACCAGTCTGCAGTGGTGTAGATCATGGGCCACCGACTCGTCGCATGATGGTACTCGTTGACAAAATCGTGGATCCAAGCGACCATCTGGGAATGGCTCAGGCCATAACATGTCGCTCCGTAGGGGTTGTACTCGATATCCAGCATCCCGGGCAGTGTGCGGTTATCGTCGCTCCATCCGCCGCCGTTCTTCAGGAAGAATTTGGCTTGCGTGCTGCCCGTGGACTTGTCAGGGCGGGCAAAATGGTATCCGCCACGGAGAAGGCCGGCCTTGGTGGCGCCAGTGTAGTGCGAGTTGAAGACGGTGTCTTTGTAGGTCGTGCCTTCAGTAGCCTGTAAAGCATGTTAGCTGAGTGAACTATGGATTGCCGTGTATCGACCCACCTTGATCATCACGAACTGCGCGCCATCCTTCTTGGCAGCTTCAAAGTTGACGCTCTTCTGGTGGTTGGAGATGTCGAAGCCCTGGACAGTGGTTGCGCGGGCTTCGGGTTGACTGGGGAGGGCCGAAGCCAGGCCGGCAATAGTGGCAATGGCAACGATAGAGAACTTCATCTTGCAGGGGGAGACGATGGTACTTTTAGTGCGTTGATGTGGTCTCTCTCGACATAAGCAGAATGATGCTGGTATATATACTCGGTCCACACGGGCTCTTTGCCAACACGATGGGGAATTTTGATTGCGATGTGCGCACCTCAAAATAGACCCAAACTGATACGAGCTGCCGAGTCGACCGTCGTCGGATTTTGGACCACAGAATATTCAATCATATGAATAGATTTGGAAAACTTGTGTGAGGACTCGAGTAAAGCTGTCACATCCCGTCTGTGGGCTGAGTATACGAGAGGATCGTCATCTCTAACACGCTAAAACACACTATCTAGCTAGATAGGTATCATTTTGCGAGGCCGGAGATCGCTCTAATAGGCTTAAGGGCAACGCCCTGATCATTCAAGGTCCCTGACTAGCCCGTGTTCTTTCCGAGCATGGCCAATTCTGGGGCTAAATGCGATGATCATTTCCGTCGTGGACATTGCATGGGGTCAAATACGGGGTTCATTAATTCACGCCACTCCCGTCGGTTGTGTTCATGTGGAGACGTGCTAAAAATAGTTTTGTATACAGGAAGATTTAATGTTTGACCTTCATACTACCCTCTGTCCTCGGTTGAGGTTGAATAAAGATGTTGTCATCAACTGTTTTAGGAGCGCACCCTTCACCTACATGTAAAGACCACCAGCATGGTTTAGAGAATGCACTCCACTTTATGCAGAGTATTATTAGGGTATGAGATTTGGATAGAGGCTTCTGAAAGCAGAAATGTAGATAATCAGCATGCCTCTAGTGTCCTAATGGTAAAAATCATCTATTTCCCTCTAGTATACACATTTCAATACTGACTAGGATGGCTgaaaagcagcagcatgtCAGGTCAACTGTATTAAATGCCTACATCACCCACGTCTATAGGCTATAATTAGATGAAGTCTGCTTGATAAGTAGTCTGCAACATGTTTAATACTAATGTGATGATATCGACCCTAAAAAGGCTACTGTGATACTGATAGATAGAGTAGTTATAGAAACAGATGTAGTCATTTGTTAGTGGTATTCAGTGATCATCACAGGTGGAGGTGTCTGCTCTCATAAATACCTTCCACCATGCTCATTACACTGCGTTAGCTTAATGGCTATGAATTATCAAGGCTACATGCCCAACATGCAGTCTCAATATTTCAAGTCAGCTGTCCTAAATTCGATGCAGGTGAAATCTTAATATAGTATCTAGTGCCTTAGTATTGATTAAGCAGAACCATTCGCTGTCTCCTCCTGCCAGACTGGTGTCAATAAAAGGACATCGATGTTTTTTAGTGGAAGAATGGTGGATCTGGCTGTGAGGTTGTTAGGAGGTTTATCAGCTTTGAGAGTTGCTGACACCTTCTGCATATACCTGTTCACGCACATTGTTGGGAATATTATTATAGTGTCTAAGATCCCGCCTTACTCCACGCATTTGACAAATGTTTTCAAATGGCGTGTCCTGAGTTTGTAACGCTTTTTTCAATTGGATCCTGCCAACGGCAAGAGTGACTTCTTGCGAGCACCGGCGGATAAACGACCATCCTGACATTCAAGGGCTATCTTAACCGAAAAAGCAACGGCAATATGGCTACTGTGCTATCAGCCCGAGCATCCATTTAATCTGCTTTCCTGTCAAGCTTGACAACTGGGTAGGTATGATGAGGAGCTATGCTCCCAAGTTCTGGTTATGTCATGAGCTCAGATTGGTCACGGCAATCATCCATTTCTGGCAGATTTGCGATGGTTGTTTTTGATTTTGCATTTGCAGGGGAGTACCAGCACCAGTCTGCGTTTTCGGCTTTGAAAGTCATTGGTTGGCACATAGGACGGTCCTCAGGCCAACGAGGCGCTTACCTGCGATGTTTTGACATCATATTCTTTTACAAGGTTTCACTTTGGCTGACCCCCATACTGGTGAGATGCAGGAGGCGATCTTCAATGTTGCAGATGGCCAAGAGACCACACCGGTGGCGTAGCGCTTCAGCGTGGGGCATCAGGTTTTCACTAAACGACTTGAATCATAAGGGGGATCAGAAGGCACGACAGTAGTGAAAAGAATGGAGAGTACTGTATGATGATGGCAAGGCTCTGACCGTGACTGACTTCGCCTGGCAGAGTAGTCTGGTTTATGGCAGGGATGACGCGACGCCTTGCGACTGTAAGGAGTAGCCATGAGGTTCTTGAGAGCAGCTGGGTAGTGTCTGAGGAACCAACTCTCCCGAAGTAGATGTCATTGATAGGGATATGCTATTCGGGGCGTTATCATTTATTATGAATTCCTATTGGTATGATTTACCACTACAAAAGGAATGTAGCTGATGGAAGCAAAGCAAGGTTATCTCAGCTGTCGTCGTAATCAGCTATTGTATTCTAAATTCCGATAAACTTATAACGCCCATGTATTGAGGCTAGGCTACAATCCGGCAGTCTGTAGGATCAATTTTCTGAACATCCGTCTGGGCGACAGACATTACTGCCAGGCCAGAACCTGCCATTTCTACCTCACCTCCTAATGGATCTTTCTTCTGTACTATGACTCCTACCCAGTGGAAGTATCCACAAGCCCCAGCCTCAGCCAGAAATGTACTGGTTGGTGTTGATCCCCCACCAAGCGAATACGGGTCCTCTTGGCACACTGTTTCGCTAGAGCCTCTTCCTTCAAAAGTCCCAAACTCCCCAAGCTTAAAACCACAAATAGATATTCCCCCCTAATTCAC from Aspergillus fumigatus Af293 chromosome 8, whole genome shotgun sequence includes the following:
- a CDS encoding glycoside hydrolase family 1 protein — translated: MRQCGELAVGKSGSEETYANDYSFATSVPRPTSTHTYGPPYAHAVKHLSPVPATTTWGNWLPYQTVITATDTTDPYGQAAWSMLWQQAGIENYTTTGLYSTTVSPTAVPSSSLVLPPADYFGPTDCYSFPADFVFGVAGSAAQVEGAVGLEGRSPTILEKLANATQPKDYVTNENYYLYKQDIQRLAAIGVKYYSFSIPWTRILPFVLPGTPVNEQGIKHYDDLIQTVLDAGMLPIVTLLHFDSPWMFVAGGNFTAKPDIGYNNGGYHNETFVDAFVNYAKIVLTHFADRVPIWVTFNEPLLYSFNFKGADNVVRAHAQVYHFYHDVLNATGRMGIKFNDNFGVPRNPRNASDVHAANRFQEMQLGLFANPIFLGQQYPDSILNTLPGAEPLSKKDLAYIANTSDFFGIDPFTATVVSPAAEGIDACAANTSSELFPYCVVQETKNRYGWNLGYRSQSYVYITPTYLREYLNYLWNTFRSPVFVSEFGFPVFGEAEKTDLSDQLFDTPRSIYYLSFMSEILKAIHEDGVRVMGALAWSWADNWEFGDYEQQFGLQVVNRTTQERYYRKSLFDLVDFVSSRMSK
- the gh25 gene encoding lysozyme — its product is MKFSIVAIATIAGLASALPSQPEARATTVQGFDISNHQKSVNFEAAKKDGAQFVMIKATEGTTYKDTVFNSHYTGATKAGLLRGGYHFARPDKSTGSTQAKFFLKNGGGWSDDNRTLPGMLDIEYNPYGATCYGLSHSQMVAWIHDFVNEYHHATSRWPMIYTTADWWNRCTGNAKGFGDKCPLVLAAYSSSPPKTIPGDWKTWTIWQNSDKYKHGGDSDKFNGPMTQLRKLASG